One window of Thermocoleostomius sinensis A174 genomic DNA carries:
- a CDS encoding response regulator, which produces MCDFPAFRILVVDDLDDNLFLLQTILEAEGYEVDTANNGSSALAKVEASPPDLILMDVMMPDMNGYEVTRRIRQNSSIPFVPILLVTAHEDANDVQGLALGANDFIRKPIEFDQLLTRVAAFLQFKQNPCSP; this is translated from the coding sequence GTGTGTGACTTCCCAGCCTTTCGGATTTTGGTTGTAGATGACCTCGATGACAACTTATTTCTGCTACAGACAATTCTGGAAGCAGAGGGGTACGAGGTCGATACAGCCAACAATGGAAGTTCAGCCTTAGCTAAAGTTGAAGCCTCTCCACCGGATCTGATCCTGATGGATGTAATGATGCCCGATATGAACGGCTATGAAGTCACTCGGAGAATTCGGCAGAATTCAAGTATTCCGTTCGTTCCAATTCTGCTAGTGACTGCCCATGAAGATGCCAATGATGTGCAGGGCTTGGCATTAGGGGCTAATGACTTCATCCGCAAGCCGATCGAATTTGATCAACTGTTGACACGAGTGGCCGCATTTTTACAATTTAAGCAGAATCCCTGTTCGCCTTAA
- a CDS encoding ATP-binding protein, with protein sequence MINIDQDTRSYGTAISVVALILLLMVPQWWNALLTANEFIPHGHCYLWKPSLVWLHVISDSLIALAYVAISATLAYLVYKTRQEIPFHWMFLAFGSFIIACGSTHFMEVWTLWHPTYWLSGAFKVITAIASVTTAIILPFLVPKALALVEAAKLSEERRFHLETANHQLESLNEQLKAVDQLKTQFFANVSHELRTPLTLILGPIEKLLKQDLCQEHQHDLKIVDRNARLLLKQVNDLLDVSKLEAGKMNVEYSPVNLAQLVRLMAANFDGLAEEKQIAFSVVAPESLLAEVDVAKVQRILLNLLSNAFKFTPEGGQIKVQVQEVKGHASSIDTPLNSPSNSQPSTPQSQYAQITVSDTGKGIAPDFLPHIFERFSQGEGGSTRRFGGTGLGLAIAKEFVELQGGTIRASNAPEGGAQFTVEIPLVSSLGAVTTSGIAASEPPQALEPVSVNNVLSLEEFRTVRQPAYPIPEQTLGKPLVLIVEDNPEMNQFITTTLATEYRTATAANGQEGLEQAIALQPDLILSDVMMPALSGNQFVQQLRTYPTLDPTPVVILTAKADDELRIQLLRQGVQDYLMKPFSVEELRARVGNLIAIKRVRDLLQQELASQSHDLEALVQEVSLRRQELQAALVALRQRSEELEQANRLKDEFLAIVSHELRTPLNAILGWAEVLRTRQFNESVTARALETIERNARLQRQLVENLLDVSRLLQGKLQLNKHPVNLKLVIEAALQTVNPQALSKAIQLNSALDDAVGEVLGDSNRLQQVVENLLSNAIKFTPSGGCVEVKLEAVVGHCDWVTAIAAPNSQPPTSSSPLADFQYARITISDTGVGISAEALPYIFDYFRQADSSNTRKYGGLGLGLAIARQLVELHQGGIQATSMGEEQGATFTIMLPLMPLSSPLYFR encoded by the coding sequence ATGATAAATATCGATCAAGACACCCGGAGTTATGGCACCGCTATCAGCGTGGTGGCCCTCATACTTCTGTTGATGGTTCCACAATGGTGGAATGCATTATTGACGGCAAATGAGTTTATTCCCCACGGTCACTGTTATTTGTGGAAGCCAAGTTTAGTTTGGTTACATGTCATTTCAGACTCATTGATTGCGCTTGCCTACGTTGCCATTTCAGCGACCTTGGCTTACCTCGTCTATAAAACTCGTCAAGAAATTCCGTTTCACTGGATGTTCTTGGCATTTGGTTCCTTCATCATTGCCTGTGGAAGCACGCATTTCATGGAGGTCTGGACGTTGTGGCATCCAACCTATTGGCTTTCAGGTGCTTTCAAAGTGATCACGGCGATCGCCTCTGTCACTACAGCCATAATCTTACCGTTTCTCGTCCCCAAAGCCTTAGCCCTCGTTGAAGCTGCCAAACTTTCGGAAGAACGGCGCTTTCATCTCGAAACGGCAAATCATCAGCTAGAGTCTCTGAATGAACAACTCAAAGCGGTGGATCAACTTAAAACTCAATTTTTTGCCAATGTCAGTCATGAACTGCGGACACCCCTTACCTTAATTTTGGGGCCGATTGAAAAACTGCTTAAACAAGACTTGTGCCAAGAGCACCAGCACGATTTGAAAATTGTCGATCGCAATGCTCGATTACTGTTGAAGCAAGTCAATGATCTGTTGGATGTGTCAAAGCTAGAAGCCGGAAAAATGAACGTGGAGTACAGCCCTGTAAACTTGGCGCAACTCGTGCGTTTGATGGCCGCCAATTTTGATGGTTTGGCAGAAGAAAAGCAAATCGCCTTTAGTGTGGTTGCTCCAGAATCGTTGCTTGCTGAGGTTGATGTTGCAAAGGTACAACGAATTCTTCTAAATCTGCTTTCTAATGCCTTCAAATTTACTCCAGAAGGTGGGCAAATTAAAGTACAGGTGCAGGAAGTCAAGGGTCATGCGTCATCGATCGATACACCGTTGAACTCACCCTCGAACTCCCAACCCTCAACTCCTCAGTCCCAGTACGCTCAAATTACCGTCTCCGACACGGGTAAAGGCATTGCTCCCGACTTCCTGCCTCATATCTTTGAACGGTTCAGTCAAGGGGAAGGTGGCTCTACCCGGCGCTTTGGTGGCACGGGTTTAGGCTTAGCGATCGCCAAAGAGTTTGTTGAACTTCAAGGTGGTACGATTCGCGCTAGCAATGCTCCTGAAGGCGGTGCTCAATTCACCGTTGAAATTCCATTGGTCTCTTCGTTGGGTGCAGTGACGACCTCTGGCATAGCTGCATCAGAACCGCCACAAGCTTTGGAACCAGTGAGTGTTAACAATGTGTTGAGCTTGGAAGAATTCCGCACAGTTCGCCAACCTGCTTATCCAATTCCAGAACAAACCCTGGGTAAACCCTTGGTGTTGATTGTGGAAGATAACCCAGAAATGAATCAATTCATTACCACCACGTTGGCCACTGAGTATCGCACGGCTACGGCCGCCAACGGACAAGAAGGACTGGAGCAAGCGATCGCCCTTCAACCCGATCTCATTTTGAGTGATGTCATGATGCCAGCCCTCAGCGGCAATCAATTTGTTCAGCAACTCCGCACTTATCCAACGCTAGACCCAACGCCAGTGGTAATTCTGACTGCCAAAGCTGATGATGAACTACGGATACAACTGCTGCGGCAGGGTGTTCAAGATTACTTAATGAAGCCTTTTTCGGTTGAGGAACTACGAGCACGAGTTGGTAACTTAATTGCCATCAAACGGGTGCGAGACTTGTTACAGCAGGAACTTGCTAGTCAAAGCCATGATTTAGAAGCACTCGTTCAAGAAGTGAGTTTGCGCCGCCAAGAACTACAAGCAGCTTTGGTTGCACTGCGACAACGCTCAGAAGAACTGGAACAAGCGAACCGCTTAAAGGACGAGTTTTTGGCGATCGTATCTCACGAACTGCGAACTCCTCTCAATGCCATTCTGGGCTGGGCCGAGGTGTTGCGAACCCGTCAGTTCAATGAGTCCGTTACCGCCCGCGCACTGGAAACGATCGAACGCAACGCTCGATTACAGAGACAGCTTGTTGAGAATTTGCTCGATGTTTCTCGGTTGTTGCAGGGCAAGTTGCAGTTAAATAAACATCCCGTCAATCTGAAATTAGTGATCGAAGCGGCCCTTCAAACTGTCAATCCCCAAGCCTTGTCAAAAGCCATTCAATTAAACAGTGCCCTAGATGATGCAGTAGGTGAGGTGTTAGGAGATAGCAATCGATTGCAACAAGTTGTGGAAAATCTGCTCTCCAATGCCATCAAATTCACCCCATCTGGCGGTTGTGTCGAGGTGAAACTAGAAGCGGTCGTGGGTCATTGCGATTGGGTCACAGCGATCGCCGCCCCCAACTCCCAACCTCCAACCTCCAGTTCTCCACTCGCCGACTTCCAATACGCCCGAATTACTATCAGCGACACGGGGGTGGGAATTTCAGCCGAAGCCCTACCCTATATCTTTGACTACTTTCGCCAAGCCGATAGCTCTAACACACGCAAGTATGGGGGGCTAGGCTTGGGACTAGCCATTGCCAGACAACTCGTTGAATTACATCAAGGGGGGATTCAAGCCACAAGTATGGGAGAAGAACAAGGAGCTACCTTTACAATCATGCTGCCCCTCATGCCCCTCTCTAGTCCTCTCTATTTCCGTTAG